In Papaver somniferum cultivar HN1 chromosome 1, ASM357369v1, whole genome shotgun sequence, a genomic segment contains:
- the LOC113282677 gene encoding beta-xylosidase/alpha-L-arabinofuranosidase 2-like — protein MASNRVNCSVFTFLLLQFFINAPSLVVCQSPVFACDVSKDPGLKNFSFCDSSLKISSRVDDLVKRLTLQEKITFLVNKAGSVSRLGIPSYEWWSEALHGVSYVGPGTHFSNVVPGATSFPQPILTAASFNVSLFYAIGQVVSNEARAMYNVGLAGLTYWSPNINIYRDPRWGRGQETPGEDPLLSSRYGSAYVRGLQETGDSDPDRLKVAACCKHYTAYDVDNWKGVDRYTFDAKVTKQDMDDTYQPPFKSCVIDGNVASVMCSYNKVNGKPTCADPDLLAGVIRGEWKLNGYIVSDCDSVDVLYKNQHYTESPEEAAAVSIAAGLDLDCGTFLGQHTEAAVKGGLINESAIDNAVSNNFATLFRLGFFDGNPTEQKYGKLGPKDVCTQANQELARETARQGIVLLKNKPASLPLSATAIKSLAVIGPNAKATKTMIGNYEGTPCKYTTPLDGLTALVPTVYSAGCSDTACGTAQLDDAKKIAAQADAAVLIVGTDQSIETESRDRLDIHLPGQQPLLVSEIAKVSKGPVILVIMSGGSMDIAFAKDDPKISSILWVGFPGEAGGAAIADVIFGSYNPSGRLPMTWYPQAFADKVPMTNMNMRPDPATGYPGRSYRFYTGDAVYAFGDGLSYTTFHHRLVRAPKLVSIPLEEKHMCHSEECKSIDVVSENICQNLVFDIHLRVKNRGRTSGSHTVLLFSTPPAVHNSPKKNLLGFEKVFLGSQMMQIVKFKIDVCKDLSVVDENGSKKVGLGEHVLHIGDLKHTLNVGI, from the exons ATGGCTTCAAACAGAGTAAATTGCTCTGTTTTTACATTTCTTCTGTTACAATTTTTTATCAATGCTCCTTCATTGGTTGTATGCCAATCACCAGTTTTTGCTTGTGATGTTAGTAAAGACCCTGGTTTGAAGAACTTTAGTTTCTGTGATTCTTCATTAaagatttcatcaagagttgatgatttgGTGAAGAGATTAACATTACAAGAGAAGATCACATTCTTAGTGAATAAAGCTGGTTCAGTGAGTAGACTTGGTATACCAAGTTATGAATGGTGGTCTGAAGCTTTACATGGTGTTTCTTATGTTGGTCCTGGTACTCATTTCTCTAATGTTGTTCCTGGTGCTACTAGTTTCCCTCAACCTATTCTTACTGCTGCTTCTTTCAATGTCTCCCTCTTTTATGCCATTGGTCAG GTTGTTTCAAATGAAGCAAGAGCAATGTACAATGTGGGTTTAGCAGGATTGACATATTGGAGTCCAAATATCAATATCTACAGAGATCCAAGATGGGGAAGAGGTCAAGAAACTCCCGGCGAAGATCCGCTGTTATCGAGTCGATATGGATCAGCTTATGTCAGAGGCTTGCAGGAGACTGGGGATAGTGATCCTGACAGACTGAAAGTTGCAGCATGTTGTAAACATTATACAGCTTATGATGTTGATAACTGGAAAGGTGTTGATAGATACACTTTTGATGCTAAG GTTACAAAGCAAGATATGGATGACACATACCAACCTCCATTCAAGAGCTGTGTTATTGATGGGAATGTCGCGAGTGTAATGTGCTCGTACAATAAAGTCAATGGAAAGCCTACTTGTGCAGATCCTGATCTCTTGGCTGGGGTCATTAGAGGGGAATGGAAACTTAATGG GTACATAGTATCAGATTGTGATTCAGTTGATGTCCTTTACAAGAACCAACACTACACCGAATCCCCTGAAGAAGCAGCAGCTGTATCTATAGCAGCAG GATTAGATCTAGATTGTGGGACTTTCCTTGGCCAACATACCGAAGCAGCAGTTAAAGGCGGTCTCATAAATGAGTCGGCCATTGACAATGCGGTCTCTAACAATTTTGCAACACTCTTCCGACTTGGATTTTTTGATGGAAATCCTACTGAACAAAAGTATGGAAAACTCGGCCCTAAGGATGTTTGCACGCAAGCGAACCAAGAATTGGCTCGTGAAACAGCAAGACAAGGGATTGTGCTGTTGAAGAACAAGCCAGCATCATTACCTTTATCAGCAACTGCTATTAAGTCGTTGGCGGTGATTGGACCCAATGCCAAGGCCACAAAAACCATGATAGGCAACTATGAAG GTACTCCATGCAAGTACACAACTCCTTTGGACGGCCTGACAGCTTTGGTTCCAACTGTCTATTCAGCTGGCTGTTCTGACACAGCATGTGGAACTGCACAATTAGATGATGCAAAGAAAATTGCAGCACAAGCAGATGCGGCTGTTTTGATAGTTGGAACCGATCAATCTATTGAGACTGAGAGCCGGGATAGGCTTGATATTCACCTACCGGGTCAGCAACCTCTTCTTGTGTCAGAGATTGCAAAAGTATCTAAAGGACCTGTAATTCTAGTCATTATGTCTGGAGGTTCAATGGATATAGCATTCGCCAAAGATGACCCTAAAATTTCAAGCATCCTATGGGTCGGGTTCCCTGGCGAAGCCGGTGGCGCTGCAATAGCAGATGTTATTTTTGGCTCCTACAATCCAA GCGGAAGACTACCCATGACATGGTATCCACAAGCATTTGCAGATAAGGTTCCAATGACAAACATGAATATGAGACCAGACCCAGCAACCGGTTATCCTGGTCGTAGTTACAGGTTTTACACCGGTGACGCTGTCTACGCATTTGGTGATGGTCTAAGCTACACAACATTCCATCACCGTCTAGTGAGAGCACCTAAACTAGTCTCAATTCCATTAGAAGAAAAACATATGTGCCATTCAGAGGAATGCAAGTCCATTGATGTAGTCTCTGAAAACATTTGCCAGAACTTGGTTTTTGACATTCATTTGAGGGTTAAAAACAGGGGACGAACGAGCGGAAGTCATACGGTTCTCTTGTTTTCTACTCCTCCAGCAGTGCATAATTCTCCTAAGaaaaatttgttagggtttgagAAAGTATTCTTGGGGAGCCAAATGATGCAGATAGTGAAATTCAAGATTGATGTTTGCAAAGATTTAAGTGTAGTTGATGAAAATGGAAGCAAGAAAGTGGGCTTGGGTGAACATGTTCTTCATATTGGTGATTTGAAGCATACACTAAATGTGGGTATTTGA